One genomic window of Pseudomonas chlororaphis subsp. piscium includes the following:
- a CDS encoding collagen-like triple helix repeat-containing protein encodes MKTQVWLKTSTALALILALGLTGCSSGGGGHKSSSGSSSPDSAAGTDSGAGGSGGSGDGSGGTGGSGGGTAGTGGTGGTGGGTAGTGGTGGIGGGTGGTGGGTAGTGGTGGTGGTGGGTGGGGGTDPTNPTNPTDPTTPTTTPLVSSTLVSDLGTTISGVGDGVSNLSNALTPLPVVGGVLQSAVNTTGNVVDTVGDGLTNGLGQLGSDPLALTKTTAIVGNVVTDVGGGVSDLSGKLSTATSSIPLVGGVVTKVAPVLDGVGDKVTMLGNTLNTITGSGPLGSLTNSVGNNALVPVVTLTEGLTAKVASATGLSAPVSGLIAKVATTVDGLGDKVTATGNGNPLTSTLGGTLNNVATTLGNTGGLATTTAPGTGGGTIGGTGLLETVGGAVVNLGNGLNAGNTNTLVSAAGVSGASVGNVVASVGGALGGTGVANVGATAPLAGVGATVGAALNPVTTTVTGLTQQVGATTAVGSPVAGLLTQVGGAVSTVGSTITASAPNPVVSTVGQTVNTLGATVATVGTLVNGGTTSGSGTTGTTGALGGVLGGLTGALGGTR; translated from the coding sequence ATGAAAACTCAAGTCTGGTTGAAAACAAGCACAGCACTGGCCCTGATCCTGGCCCTCGGCCTGACCGGCTGCAGCAGCGGCGGTGGCGGCCACAAGAGCAGCTCCGGCAGCTCCTCGCCTGACAGCGCGGCAGGTACCGACAGCGGTGCCGGTGGCTCTGGCGGGTCCGGCGACGGTTCGGGTGGTACAGGCGGATCCGGTGGTGGCACTGCTGGCACTGGCGGTACTGGCGGAACGGGTGGCGGTACCGCAGGTACAGGCGGGACCGGTGGAATCGGCGGTGGTACAGGTGGGACCGGCGGTGGCACCGCAGGGACGGGTGGCACTGGCGGGACCGGAGGCACGGGTGGCGGTACCGGTGGAGGTGGCGGTACCGATCCGACCAACCCAACCAATCCGACCGACCCGACGACACCCACCACCACCCCGTTGGTCAGCTCGACCCTGGTGTCGGACCTTGGCACCACCATCAGCGGTGTCGGCGATGGCGTCAGTAACCTCAGCAACGCATTGACCCCGCTTCCGGTGGTCGGCGGTGTACTGCAGAGCGCAGTGAATACCACCGGCAATGTGGTCGATACCGTGGGCGATGGCCTGACCAACGGCCTCGGCCAACTGGGCAGCGATCCACTGGCCTTGACCAAGACCACAGCCATAGTCGGCAACGTAGTGACCGATGTCGGCGGTGGCGTCTCGGACCTCAGCGGCAAATTGAGCACCGCGACCAGCAGCATTCCCCTGGTCGGCGGTGTGGTCACCAAAGTGGCCCCGGTGCTCGATGGCGTCGGCGACAAGGTCACCATGCTGGGCAACACCCTGAACACCATCACCGGCAGCGGTCCGTTGGGCTCGCTGACCAACAGTGTGGGCAACAATGCCCTGGTCCCGGTAGTGACCCTGACCGAAGGCCTGACCGCCAAGGTGGCCAGCGCCACAGGCCTGAGCGCCCCGGTCAGTGGCCTGATCGCCAAGGTGGCGACGACAGTCGATGGCCTGGGCGACAAGGTTACCGCCACCGGTAATGGCAACCCATTGACCAGCACCCTGGGCGGCACCCTGAACAACGTCGCCACCACCCTTGGCAATACCGGGGGCCTGGCGACCACGACCGCTCCAGGCACCGGTGGGGGAACCATCGGTGGCACCGGCCTGCTGGAAACCGTCGGCGGCGCGGTGGTCAACCTGGGTAACGGCTTGAATGCCGGCAACACCAACACCCTGGTCAGTGCCGCGGGCGTAAGTGGTGCCTCGGTCGGCAACGTAGTGGCCTCGGTGGGTGGAGCCCTGGGCGGTACCGGTGTGGCCAATGTCGGCGCCACCGCGCCACTGGCCGGCGTCGGCGCCACGGTCGGCGCGGCGTTGAACCCGGTCACCACTACCGTCACCGGCCTGACCCAACAAGTAGGCGCCACAACCGCAGTGGGCAGCCCCGTCGCCGGTCTGCTCACCCAGGTAGGCGGCGCCGTCAGCACGGTAGGCAGCACCATCACGGCCAGCGCTCCCAACCCTGTGGTGAGTACCGTCGGCCAGACCGTCAACACCCTGGGCGCTACCGTCGCCACGGTCGGCACCCTGGTCAACGGTGGCACCACCAGCGGCAGCGGGACCACGGGCACCACCGGCGCGCTGGGCGGTGTGCTCGGTGGCTTGACCGGAGCCCTGGGCGGCACCCGATAA
- a CDS encoding response regulator, translated as MSSSSFPRQQLLLVDDEEDALLELAELLEGEGFCCFTATSVKLALAHLTQHPDIALVITDLRMPEESGLSLIRRLRDHTSRQHLPVIVTSGHADMDDVSDLLRLQVLDLFRKPIYHVRLLETLNTLFPQPRIHLVSP; from the coding sequence ATGAGCTCCTCTTCGTTTCCACGCCAGCAGCTTCTTCTCGTGGACGATGAAGAGGACGCTCTGCTTGAGTTGGCCGAGTTGCTGGAAGGTGAAGGCTTTTGCTGCTTCACCGCGACCTCGGTCAAGCTCGCCCTGGCCCATCTCACTCAACACCCGGACATCGCGCTGGTCATCACCGACCTGCGCATGCCGGAGGAGAGTGGCCTGTCGCTGATCAGGCGACTGCGCGATCACACGTCCCGCCAGCACCTGCCGGTGATCGTCACCTCGGGTCATGCCGACATGGATGACGTCAGCGACCTGCTGCGCCTTCAAGTGCTGGACCTGTTCCGCAAACCCATCTACCACGTGCGCCTGCTGGAAACCCTGAACACCCTGTTCCCGCAGCCGCGCATCCACCTGGTCAGTCCCTGA
- a CDS encoding DMT family transporter: protein MPAPVWWLLCLPVIAGAFLPLQAGINGQLAKQVSSVLAAALISFFVGTVALLILAMAQREVPGLTALKSLTWWHWCGGLLGAFFIATAAFAGPRIGAMLFMALVLAGQLGMALALDHFGWAGFREAPISLGKIAGLVLILAGVFLIRRG from the coding sequence ATGCCTGCCCCTGTCTGGTGGCTGCTTTGCCTGCCGGTTATTGCCGGTGCTTTCCTTCCCCTGCAAGCGGGAATCAACGGCCAATTGGCCAAGCAGGTTTCCAGCGTGCTGGCGGCGGCGCTGATCTCGTTTTTTGTCGGTACTGTGGCCTTGCTGATCCTGGCCATGGCCCAGCGCGAAGTGCCCGGCCTGACGGCCTTGAAGAGCCTGACCTGGTGGCACTGGTGCGGCGGTCTGCTGGGGGCGTTTTTCATTGCCACCGCGGCCTTCGCCGGCCCGCGGATCGGCGCCATGCTGTTCATGGCCCTGGTGCTGGCCGGGCAGTTGGGCATGGCCCTGGCGCTGGACCATTTCGGCTGGGCGGGTTTTCGCGAGGCGCCCATCAGCCTCGGCAAAATTGCCGGGCTGGTGCTGATCCTGGCAGGGGTGTTCCTGATTCGTCGCGGTTGA
- a CDS encoding ShlB/FhaC/HecB family hemolysin secretion/activation protein, with protein sequence MRALAPLLLVSLCSYVHAENLPSFLNSNETIRNLPVPNLPADAYRPTTPAPKLVPPTVPQAQPLMMGTTINVSTVQIEGGTLYPLNELAEIYKPLIGHESTLGQLIEATREITRRYQQDGYLLSYAFLPQQSFDQGTVRVVLVEGYIKGYQLQGDIGPVSAYLDKLVAKLKAERPLTRKTFEHYTTLMSRIPGVTLQAQVPPPGTTDGAAYLIAQASRKPFTSSLSTTDDNRNGLQALLAVSSNSQTAMGEQVTLSGLFPPGDDHEHYYRLDYNQFLNDEGTQLSLYGTRYRADPGTNVQLTNGLELKPHRENDRYSIGLSHPVIAAPNELLILGSRLYAVNDKTRYQVVGYPQSVELKTDIRALAFEGDWRKANERQLRILSAGVYQGLDALGAKTNDDLYDLDFFRVRLSGVQSDKFFDNWQGVLSAALYWSRDNLPDSERAVFGGQNFGRGYPDDQASGDKGWGVAYEVNYSFNREDRWLRILQPYVVLDRSRTWFNELPVKDNSLSSAAVGLRFGDAKYYNISLEAAKPMSDEALDTHNRRPRYTLSFSYQL encoded by the coding sequence ATGCGCGCTTTGGCTCCCTTGCTGTTAGTCTCGCTTTGCTCATACGTCCACGCCGAAAACCTTCCCAGCTTTCTCAATAGCAACGAAACCATCCGCAACCTGCCGGTGCCCAACCTGCCGGCCGACGCCTATCGCCCCACGACCCCGGCGCCCAAGCTGGTGCCACCCACGGTGCCCCAGGCCCAGCCCCTGATGATGGGCACCACCATCAACGTCAGCACCGTGCAGATCGAAGGCGGCACCCTCTACCCGCTGAACGAGCTGGCGGAGATCTACAAGCCGCTGATCGGCCATGAAAGCACCCTGGGACAACTGATCGAAGCCACCCGGGAAATCACCCGCCGCTACCAGCAGGACGGCTACCTGTTGTCCTATGCGTTCCTGCCGCAACAGAGCTTCGACCAGGGCACCGTGCGCGTGGTCCTGGTGGAGGGTTACATCAAGGGCTATCAACTGCAGGGCGATATCGGCCCGGTCTCGGCCTACCTCGACAAACTGGTGGCAAAACTCAAGGCCGAACGGCCGCTGACCCGCAAGACCTTCGAGCACTACACCACCCTGATGAGCCGCATTCCCGGGGTCACCCTGCAAGCCCAGGTGCCGCCACCGGGAACCACCGACGGCGCGGCCTACCTGATAGCCCAGGCCAGCCGCAAACCCTTCACCAGCAGCCTCAGCACCACCGACGACAACCGCAATGGCCTGCAAGCCCTGCTGGCGGTCAGCAGCAACTCGCAGACCGCCATGGGCGAGCAGGTAACCCTCAGCGGCCTGTTCCCGCCGGGGGACGATCACGAGCACTACTACCGCCTGGACTACAACCAGTTTCTCAATGACGAAGGCACCCAACTGAGCCTGTACGGCACACGCTACCGCGCCGACCCGGGGACCAATGTGCAGCTCACCAACGGCCTCGAACTCAAGCCCCATCGGGAGAACGATCGCTACTCCATAGGCTTGAGCCACCCGGTCATCGCCGCGCCCAACGAGCTGCTGATCCTGGGTTCGCGCCTGTATGCGGTCAACGACAAGACCCGCTATCAAGTGGTGGGTTATCCACAGAGCGTCGAACTGAAAACCGACATTCGCGCCCTGGCCTTCGAGGGCGACTGGCGCAAGGCCAACGAACGCCAACTGCGGATTCTCAGTGCCGGGGTGTACCAGGGGCTGGACGCCCTGGGGGCGAAAACCAATGACGACCTGTATGACCTGGACTTCTTCCGCGTGCGCCTGTCCGGCGTGCAGAGCGACAAGTTCTTCGACAACTGGCAAGGGGTGCTGTCGGCGGCCCTGTACTGGAGCCGCGACAACCTGCCCGACAGCGAGCGCGCGGTGTTCGGCGGACAGAACTTCGGCCGCGGTTACCCCGACGACCAGGCGTCCGGCGACAAGGGCTGGGGCGTGGCTTACGAGGTGAACTACAGCTTCAATCGCGAAGACCGCTGGCTGCGAATCCTCCAGCCATACGTGGTACTGGATCGCTCGCGTACCTGGTTCAACGAACTGCCGGTCAAGGACAACAGCCTGTCATCGGCCGCCGTTGGCCTGCGCTTTGGCGACGCCAAGTACTACAACATCTCCCTCGAAGCGGCCAAGCCGATGTCCGATGAAGCACTGGACACCCACAACCGCCGCCCGCGCTACACCCTGAGTTTCAGCTACCAACTGTAG
- a CDS encoding AAA family ATPase: protein MSQNLSQTFLAITRNGTDLEWLQGALAPLGQVVSAGSGSLDELLALVDVTCASLVFVGLDREHVVTQAALIEGALEAKPMLAIVALGDGMDNQLVLNAMRAGARDFVAYGSRSSEVAGLVRRLSKRLPQVTPSTQLGGLTVLYGTQSDADGALLASHLALVVQKSGQQTLLLDLGLPRGDSLALLGLDSSFHFGDALRHLRRLDATLIDSAFTSTEAGLRILAYADHDEPLERTSAAELYMLLSALRQHFQHIVVNLTGQPDSEALRTFVGHCDKLLWYTDQSVLDCRRNLAVLNLWREKGMKLEHARLLLDRYLRGVAPDAETLGKTFALEVIAVLAYSPEVRLNAKNQGVTLFELAPREGLTQALKTLGERLARRSQGLPTARPGWFERLRGSR from the coding sequence ATGAGTCAGAACCTGAGCCAGACCTTCCTCGCGATCACCCGCAACGGCACCGACCTGGAATGGTTGCAAGGCGCCCTGGCGCCACTCGGGCAGGTGGTCAGCGCGGGCAGCGGCAGCCTCGACGAGTTGCTGGCGCTGGTGGATGTGACGTGCGCCAGCCTGGTCTTCGTCGGGCTCGATCGCGAGCATGTGGTCACCCAGGCGGCGCTGATCGAGGGCGCCCTGGAGGCCAAGCCGATGCTGGCCATCGTCGCCCTGGGCGACGGCATGGACAACCAACTGGTACTCAATGCCATGCGCGCCGGGGCCCGGGATTTCGTGGCCTACGGCTCGCGCTCCAGCGAGGTGGCCGGCCTGGTGCGGCGCCTGAGCAAACGCCTGCCCCAGGTCACGCCGAGCACCCAGCTCGGCGGCCTGACCGTGCTCTACGGCACCCAGAGCGATGCCGATGGCGCCCTGCTCGCCAGCCATCTGGCGCTGGTGGTACAGAAGAGCGGTCAGCAGACTCTGCTGCTCGACCTCGGCCTGCCGCGCGGCGACAGCCTGGCGCTGCTGGGGCTGGACAGTTCGTTCCACTTCGGCGATGCCTTGCGCCATCTGCGACGCCTGGATGCGACCCTGATCGACAGTGCCTTCACCAGCACCGAAGCCGGGCTGCGGATCCTGGCCTATGCCGACCATGACGAGCCCCTGGAACGCACCAGCGCCGCCGAGCTGTACATGCTGCTCAGCGCCCTGCGCCAGCACTTCCAACACATCGTGGTGAACCTCACCGGGCAACCGGACAGCGAAGCCCTGCGTACCTTCGTCGGCCACTGCGACAAGTTGCTCTGGTACACCGACCAGAGCGTGCTCGACTGCCGCCGCAACCTCGCGGTGCTCAACCTCTGGCGCGAAAAAGGCATGAAGCTGGAACACGCCCGCCTGCTGCTCGACCGCTACCTGCGTGGGGTCGCGCCAGATGCGGAAACCTTGGGCAAGACCTTTGCCCTGGAAGTGATCGCGGTCCTGGCCTATAGCCCCGAGGTGCGTCTCAACGCGAAAAACCAGGGCGTCACGCTGTTCGAACTGGCCCCCCGCGAAGGCCTGACCCAAGCCCTGAAGACCCTCGGCGAGCGCCTGGCCAGACGCTCCCAAGGGCTGCCCACGGCAAGGCCCGGCTGGTTCGAGCGCCTCAGGGGAAGTAGATGA
- the cpaB gene encoding Flp pilus assembly protein CpaB gives MNSRITMGLAGVFLVGALIAGYWGVALSRRPAAEPVAQPSLAVVQTVTASAEDATRQPVAVLVRDIPPFVPIKAGDVTLERLHTAPAGSLKSLDQVVGRTPWRALSAGTWLSEESFEAGGSVARMIRPDERALAVAVDEVIGASGQLSPGDYVDVLLFLRQDSNNLLPSAQVVVPALRVLGIGEQLGLTNDGKPGSPPASPEEKLKQDQRRLNARSVLLAVPEPLLSRLMLAAQAGVLRLAVRSADEKRLAHYWAGEKSASKHLQNVDRSLVQFNQLALSTPPPSSARTFDAAARRAQIEVIRGIEASQQTP, from the coding sequence ATGAACAGTCGTATCACTATGGGGTTGGCTGGGGTGTTTCTGGTGGGGGCCCTCATTGCCGGTTACTGGGGTGTGGCATTGAGTCGCCGGCCCGCAGCGGAACCTGTAGCGCAGCCTTCCCTCGCCGTCGTGCAAACCGTCACCGCTTCCGCCGAAGATGCGACCCGCCAGCCCGTCGCGGTGCTGGTACGCGACATACCTCCGTTCGTTCCCATCAAGGCCGGCGATGTCACTCTGGAGCGGCTGCACACCGCCCCCGCCGGCAGCCTCAAGAGCCTCGATCAGGTCGTCGGACGCACCCCATGGCGGGCGCTGTCGGCGGGGACCTGGCTGAGCGAGGAAAGCTTCGAAGCCGGTGGCAGCGTGGCCCGCATGATCCGTCCCGATGAGCGCGCCCTGGCCGTCGCGGTAGACGAAGTCATCGGTGCCAGCGGACAACTGAGTCCTGGCGACTACGTCGATGTGCTGCTGTTCCTGCGCCAGGACAGCAACAACCTGCTGCCCTCGGCCCAGGTCGTGGTGCCGGCCCTGCGGGTGCTTGGCATCGGCGAGCAACTGGGCCTGACCAACGATGGCAAGCCGGGTTCGCCGCCCGCGAGTCCCGAGGAAAAACTCAAACAGGATCAGCGTCGCCTGAACGCGCGCAGCGTGTTGCTGGCCGTCCCGGAACCCTTGCTGAGCCGCTTGATGCTCGCGGCTCAAGCCGGCGTTCTGCGCCTGGCGGTACGCAGCGCCGACGAGAAACGCCTGGCGCATTACTGGGCAGGCGAAAAAAGCGCATCGAAGCATCTGCAAAACGTCGACAGGTCCCTGGTCCAGTTCAACCAGCTGGCCCTGTCCACCCCTCCTCCTTCCAGCGCCAGAACCTTCGACGCCGCAGCGCGTCGCGCCCAGATAGAAGTCATACGCGGTATCGAAGCGAGCCAACAAACACCCTGA
- a CDS encoding autotransporter domain-containing protein, whose product MNTSFLRRSLLALSVAAAATHAPSSVAADLNYDLGGGALNSTLQTFGNVLLSGTSQNSGADFRGLTVQGSFINDGVVNFSSGSTQAGLFFASQASTASTFAGDFINRGSVRIDGLDTSALPSGILHSGSRIGGNLINEGDISVSAPSAVGVDLYQSSITGQVLNKGTIAVKGEGAYGLLMFATQTGIDNTGTITARGQNAKGIEIENATASGGSAIGASSAIKNSGTIAADGIGVHLISFANTAPLFSITQTAGLIEGGTAAIQADQKNAYFYWKGGQVKGDLLGLSGVLVKGDVAFDGSTIRAGYVDIDGGRLTLLHPQTTLDGGLDLDSSTAILRLLLDKDTNPTTPILKVTGATYFSEGSRIELAARSNDFRTGADGTRYTLINTGSWEEPQNANVVSSSALLEVKSFGIEGNDLKALVTTKNAAVVEENIIQADGSQNAANAIKPLSNSLMTRLDEQDPVFRSFASASSDAELARLSETLSPDVSGGVIHAATNGQNLVSNVITNRSSSARNGLSSGDVLAEKGVWLQALSSDADQDSRKGVEGYDANSHGIAVGADGQLNADTTLGLAYSYLDSDVKSSSGNKTDVTGHALTLYGDWTHDNFFVDASLMYGWNDNESKRYVAGTRAKGDYDSEIFGVNALAGYSLRLDRHLLLEPQIGARYANVMIDSYREKGSSAALNVASQRYEVGEMGIGARLAAAFDLGQGSLEPEAKVMAWHDFIADKANTTSTFVLGGTPFTTSGASPVRDSYETSLGATYRVGAWSLGGSYNYLTKTDFSADTFTAKVRYDF is encoded by the coding sequence TTGAATACTTCATTCCTGCGCCGCTCGTTGTTGGCGCTCTCTGTGGCTGCCGCCGCGACCCATGCACCATCGTCGGTGGCTGCGGACCTGAACTACGACCTCGGTGGCGGTGCCTTGAACAGCACGCTGCAGACTTTCGGCAATGTACTGTTGAGCGGGACCTCGCAGAACAGCGGTGCGGATTTCAGGGGGCTGACGGTCCAGGGCAGTTTTATCAATGACGGAGTGGTCAACTTCAGCAGCGGCTCGACCCAGGCCGGGTTGTTCTTCGCTTCTCAGGCGTCGACCGCTTCGACCTTTGCCGGCGATTTCATCAACCGCGGTTCGGTCCGGATCGACGGTCTGGATACGTCTGCCTTGCCGAGCGGCATCCTGCATTCCGGCAGCCGCATCGGTGGCAACCTGATCAACGAAGGCGATATTTCCGTGTCGGCCCCGAGCGCCGTGGGTGTGGATCTCTACCAGTCGAGCATCACCGGCCAGGTACTGAACAAGGGCACGATTGCGGTCAAGGGCGAGGGCGCCTACGGGCTGTTGATGTTCGCGACCCAAACCGGCATCGACAATACCGGCACCATCACTGCGCGTGGACAGAATGCCAAGGGCATCGAAATCGAAAATGCCACCGCCAGCGGCGGGTCAGCCATCGGTGCTTCCAGCGCTATCAAGAACAGCGGCACCATTGCCGCCGATGGTATTGGCGTACATCTGATCAGCTTCGCCAACACGGCTCCGCTGTTCTCCATCACCCAGACCGCCGGCCTGATCGAAGGGGGCACCGCGGCGATCCAGGCGGATCAGAAGAACGCCTATTTCTACTGGAAAGGCGGTCAGGTCAAAGGCGATCTGCTCGGGCTTTCCGGTGTGCTGGTCAAAGGCGATGTGGCCTTCGACGGTTCGACCATTCGTGCCGGTTACGTGGACATCGATGGCGGCCGCCTGACGTTGCTGCATCCGCAAACCACCCTCGATGGCGGGCTCGACCTGGACTCTTCGACCGCCATCCTGCGCTTGCTGCTGGACAAGGATACCAACCCGACGACGCCGATCCTCAAGGTCACGGGCGCTACCTATTTCAGCGAAGGCAGCCGCATCGAGCTGGCGGCGCGCTCCAACGATTTCCGTACCGGCGCCGATGGCACCCGCTACACCCTGATCAACACCGGCAGTTGGGAAGAGCCGCAGAACGCCAATGTGGTGTCGTCGTCCGCGTTGCTGGAAGTCAAAAGCTTCGGCATCGAAGGCAATGACCTGAAGGCGCTGGTTACCACCAAGAATGCTGCGGTGGTCGAGGAGAACATCATCCAGGCGGACGGCTCGCAGAATGCTGCGAACGCCATCAAGCCGCTGTCGAACAGCCTGATGACTCGGCTCGATGAACAGGATCCGGTGTTCCGCTCGTTTGCCAGCGCTTCGTCGGATGCCGAGCTGGCCAGGCTCTCCGAGACCCTGAGCCCGGATGTCAGCGGTGGCGTGATTCATGCCGCCACCAACGGCCAGAACCTGGTCAGCAACGTGATCACCAACCGTTCCAGCAGCGCTCGCAATGGCTTGTCTTCGGGCGACGTGCTGGCCGAGAAGGGCGTGTGGCTCCAGGCATTGTCCAGTGACGCTGACCAGGACAGCCGCAAGGGCGTCGAGGGCTATGACGCCAACAGCCACGGGATCGCCGTGGGTGCCGATGGCCAGCTCAACGCTGATACGACACTGGGCCTGGCCTACAGCTATCTGGACAGCGACGTGAAATCCTCCAGTGGCAACAAGACCGATGTCACCGGCCATGCCCTGACCCTGTATGGCGACTGGACCCACGACAACTTCTTCGTCGACGCATCGTTGATGTACGGCTGGAACGACAACGAGTCCAAACGTTACGTCGCCGGCACCCGCGCCAAGGGCGATTACGACAGTGAAATCTTCGGCGTCAATGCCCTGGCCGGCTACAGCCTGCGCCTTGACCGGCACCTGCTGCTCGAACCGCAGATCGGTGCCCGTTACGCCAACGTGATGATCGATTCGTACCGGGAAAAAGGCAGCTCGGCGGCCTTGAATGTCGCCAGCCAGCGTTATGAAGTGGGCGAGATGGGCATCGGCGCGCGCCTGGCCGCCGCGTTCGATCTGGGCCAGGGCAGTCTGGAGCCGGAGGCCAAGGTCATGGCCTGGCACGACTTCATCGCTGACAAGGCCAACACCACCTCGACCTTTGTCCTGGGGGGCACGCCATTCACCACCAGCGGTGCATCGCCGGTACGCGACAGCTATGAAACGAGCCTGGGCGCGACCTATCGTGTCGGTGCCTGGAGCCTGGGCGGTTCCTACAACTACCTGACCAAGACCGACTTCTCCGCCGACACCTTCACCGCCAAGGTGCGCTACGACTTCTGA
- a CDS encoding MaoC family dehydratase → MSLQWNELDTPPNLPELYWKAATRRKITGTELPEYGLRRQVSVQPAKLAAYRQVCGFAENGLLPPTYPHVLAFALQMQLLTAKDFPFPLLGLIHLANRIRILRPMGGVGDLRVGVRVDNLQPHAKGAVFDLLTSVEDALGPLWEAQSRMLCRGVKLSGEAPAEEPQDEASLSELTRWQAPADIGRRYARVSGDYNPIHLSAVSARMFGFPQAIAHGLWNKARTLAALSEHLPAANIEIAVDFRKPVRLPSEVCLLASAAGSSGDLRLTGAGDLEHMSGHWQPLA, encoded by the coding sequence ATGAGCCTGCAATGGAATGAGCTGGATACCCCGCCGAACCTGCCCGAGCTGTACTGGAAGGCCGCGACCCGCCGCAAAATCACCGGCACCGAGCTGCCTGAATATGGCCTGCGCCGCCAGGTGAGCGTGCAACCGGCGAAGCTTGCGGCCTATCGCCAGGTCTGCGGTTTTGCCGAGAACGGCCTGCTGCCGCCGACCTACCCCCATGTGCTGGCATTCGCCCTGCAGATGCAGTTACTGACCGCCAAGGACTTCCCCTTTCCGCTGCTGGGGCTGATCCATCTGGCCAACCGCATTCGCATCCTGCGGCCCATGGGCGGGGTCGGCGACCTGAGGGTCGGGGTGCGTGTGGACAACTTGCAGCCCCATGCCAAAGGCGCGGTGTTCGATCTGTTGACCAGCGTCGAGGACGCTCTCGGGCCTCTGTGGGAAGCACAAAGCCGGATGCTCTGTCGGGGTGTGAAACTGTCGGGCGAGGCTCCTGCCGAAGAGCCCCAGGACGAGGCCAGCCTCAGCGAGCTGACGCGCTGGCAAGCCCCCGCCGATATCGGCCGGCGTTACGCCCGGGTGTCCGGCGACTACAACCCGATTCACCTGAGCGCGGTGAGCGCCCGAATGTTCGGCTTCCCCCAGGCCATCGCCCACGGCCTGTGGAACAAGGCGCGGACCCTGGCGGCGTTGAGCGAGCATTTGCCGGCGGCCAATATCGAGATCGCCGTGGACTTCAGAAAGCCGGTGCGCCTGCCCAGCGAGGTGTGTCTGCTGGCAAGCGCCGCGGGTTCGAGCGGTGACCTGCGCCTGACCGGCGCGGGCGACCTGGAGCATATGAGCGGGCATTGGCAACCACTGGCCTGA
- a CDS encoding Flp family type IVb pilin, whose protein sequence is MFFILATQWITLLASRLLRFLKNNEGASGIEYALIAGMVAVAIAAFVPDISLAITNTFTTLQAALEGDTAAAPSTP, encoded by the coding sequence ATGTTCTTCATTCTCGCTACCCAATGGATCACCCTTCTGGCCTCCCGGCTCCTGCGGTTCCTCAAGAACAACGAGGGGGCGTCAGGGATCGAATACGCGCTTATCGCCGGTATGGTGGCCGTGGCCATCGCGGCATTTGTACCTGACATTTCGCTCGCCATCACCAACACCTTCACGACCCTGCAAGCGGCGCTGGAGGGCGATACTGCCGCTGCTCCTAGTACCCCGTAA